The following are encoded together in the Montipora capricornis isolate CH-2021 chromosome 5, ASM3666992v2, whole genome shotgun sequence genome:
- the LOC138050126 gene encoding uncharacterized protein produces MGFGNTTDSAFAEILLHCSHNGTGDSGEIFSSVEGEQFPSTSVFVNDYSNGLPAMSTPVRADGPVPRFASPSKQIGTSSAVFDSFVDITGDPEKSRLEVFAQTNHSLAGNPFSVLCLDQNDSTDSDNASEAAESVLVISALDNHQFPELEQSMSVILEELHESDMSSEEGVEEHSDIGECNLSENETYETTDGTQHFNEAACSMDISSEDDERTLTMIDPLYGSQSNEDECVPGDEAGPQPEEEINFHNYLSCSTRLTFGIKPRNLASVFTKLLELKDVNH; encoded by the exons ATGGGTTTCGGCAACACTACAGACAGTGCTTTTGCAGAAATATTATTGCATTGTTCCCACAATGGAACTGGAGACTCCGGGGAGATTTTTTCGAG tGTTGAAGGCGAACAATTTCCTTCAACATCAG tgtttgtgaatgactatagcaatggccttccAGCTATGTCCACTCCAGTTCGTGCAGACGGTCCTGTGCCCAGATTTGCTTCCCCTTCAAAACAGATTGGAACGTCAAGTGCAGTCTTTGACAG TTTTGTTGATATCACTGGAGATCCAGAGAAATCAAGGTTGGAGGTGTTTGCTCAAACCAATCACAGTTTGGCAGGGAATCCATTTTCTGTTCTTTGTCTTGATCAAAATGATAGTACAGACAGCGACAATGCAAGTGAAGCAGCTGAAAGTGTCCTTGTCATCTCAGCTTTGGACAACCACCAATTTCCAGAACTGGAACAAAG CATGAGTGTCATTCTTGAAGAACTCCATGAGAGTGACATGTCCAGTGAAGAGGGTGTGGAAGAACATAGTGACATTGGCGAGTGCAATTTAAGTGAAAATGAAACTTATGAGACTACTGATGGCACTCAACATTTTAATGAAGCTGCATGTAG CATGGACATTAGCTCTGAGGATGATGAGAGGACACTGACAATGATTGATCCTCTATATGGCAGCCAATCCAATGAGGATGAATGTGTACCTGGTGATGAGGCTGGTCCACAGCCAGAGGAGGAG ATAAATTTCCACAACTACTTGAGTTGTTCCACTCGCTTGACATTTGGCATAAAGCCAAGAAACTTAGCAAGTGTCTTCACCAA GCTGCTCGAATTAAAGGATGTGAATCACTAA
- the LOC138048935 gene encoding uncharacterized protein, with amino-acid sequence MLTKYAPKRMAFEYPYFIMRIMLAAIDHNMHLCRGQKLNAAGEERGHRKYSKRTQKFHAETVKEEKAYSYFPFLMAKMLKERCLLEGSFSQKADDNVFNPKQIAPTIAMKAAPSTEVLMKGPSRLAKPPLKKWNSSTGETTDH; translated from the exons ATGCTAACAAAATATGCTCCCAAGAGAATGGCATTCGA GTATCCTTACTTCATCATGCGTATTATGCTGGCTGCCATCGACCACAATATGCATCTTTGTAGAGGGCAGAAACTGAATGCAGCTGGCGAGGAGCGTGGCCACAGAAAGTACTCTAAGCGCACACAAAAATTCCACGCAGAGACTGTCAAGGAAGAGAAAGCGTACTCCTATTTCCCCTTTCTCATGGCCAAAATGTTGAAGGAGCGTTGTCTTCTGGAGGGAAGCTTTTCTCAGAAAGCTGATGACAATGTGTTCAACCCAAAGCAGATTGCTCCCACTATTGCCATGAAGGCAGCACCCTCTACTGAGGTATTGATGAAAGGGCCATCGCGTCTTGCTAAGCCACCTTTGAAAAAGTGGAACAGTTCAACAGGGGAAACAACTGATCATTAA